In Dehalococcoidia bacterium, a single window of DNA contains:
- the prmC gene encoding peptide chain release factor N(5)-glutamine methyltransferase, producing the protein MTLAEALHAAENRLAAAGIEDAAIEAEVLLRHVLQWDRPHLYARLQQEISPERDERFRKLIERRLAREPTPYITGHKEFFDLDLETTPVAPIPRPETELLVEEALRWAGERAQPLIVVDVGTGCGALAVAIAYHLPDALVYCTDLSAGALALAGRNAGLLGVKRRMRFLQGDLLEPLPEPADLIVANLPYVKTSVWDALQPEIRDHEPRPALDGGPEGTEVLERFLRQAPPYPKRPGLLLAEIGWDQGERLRAVARERFPDAHIEVKKDLAGLDRVLVIELAG; encoded by the coding sequence GTGACGCTGGCGGAAGCGCTTCACGCCGCCGAGAACAGGCTGGCGGCCGCCGGCATCGAGGACGCGGCCATCGAAGCCGAGGTGCTACTGCGCCATGTCTTGCAGTGGGACCGCCCGCACCTCTATGCCCGTCTCCAGCAGGAGATATCGCCCGAGCGGGACGAGCGCTTCCGCAAGCTCATCGAACGGCGGCTGGCCCGCGAGCCCACGCCCTACATCACCGGCCACAAGGAGTTCTTCGACCTTGACCTGGAGACCACTCCCGTCGCGCCTATCCCGCGCCCGGAGACAGAGCTGCTGGTGGAGGAGGCGCTCCGGTGGGCGGGCGAAAGAGCGCAACCGCTGATCGTTGTCGACGTGGGCACGGGCTGCGGCGCGCTCGCCGTCGCCATTGCCTATCACCTGCCGGACGCCCTCGTCTACTGCACCGACCTCTCGGCGGGAGCGCTGGCGCTTGCGGGTCGCAACGCCGGGCTGCTGGGGGTGAAGCGGCGGATGCGCTTCCTCCAGGGCGACCTGCTGGAGCCGCTGCCCGAGCCCGCCGACCTCATCGTAGCCAATCTGCCTTATGTAAAGACCAGCGTGTGGGACGCGCTACAGCCGGAGATCCGCGACCACGAGCCGCGCCCGGCGCTCGACGGCGGGCCGGAGGGGACGGAGGTGCTGGAGCGCTTCCTGCGGCAGGCGCCGCCGTATCCGAAGCGGCCGGGGCTGCTGCTGGCGGAGATCGGCTGGGACCAGGGGGAGCGGTTGCGGGCAGTGGCCCGCGAGCGCTTCCCGGACGCGCACATCGAAGTGAAGAAAGACCTCGCCGGGCTCGACCGCGTGCTGGTAATCGAGCTGGCAGGGTGA
- a CDS encoding GuaB3 family IMP dehydrogenase-related protein codes for MAPPGAKQMRRAYGFDEVAIVPGDVTLNPELTDISFSLGDIKLPLPFIAAAMDAIVDPRSAVVFNQLGGLAVLNLEGVQTRYEDPEGVLAEIASARIDEVGALLQRIYSQPVKPALIGERIRQVKSAGALSAVSCTPANAKKFAPLAVEAGVDVFFVQSTVTTARHISRSLEGLRFEKLCQQLPVPVVVGNTVSFGPCKELMETGVAGVLVGVGPSCICTTREVLGIGVPQVTATIDCAAARNAYFRESGRYVPIITDGGIHSGGDLCKAFAAGADAVMLGTLLSSAEEAPGRGHHWGMSAPHPELPRGTRVTVGVRNNLKKILHGPTSRSDGTENLAGILRTALGVCGAGNVREFQQVELMIAPAIKTEGRTFASS; via the coding sequence ATGGCGCCCCCCGGGGCTAAACAAATGCGCCGGGCGTACGGCTTCGACGAGGTCGCCATAGTTCCCGGCGACGTAACCCTTAATCCTGAGCTTACCGATATCTCCTTCAGTCTCGGAGACATCAAGCTGCCCCTGCCGTTCATCGCCGCCGCGATGGACGCCATCGTCGATCCACGCTCTGCCGTTGTCTTCAATCAGCTTGGCGGGCTGGCCGTGCTCAACCTGGAGGGCGTACAGACGCGCTACGAAGACCCTGAAGGCGTCCTGGCCGAGATCGCGTCGGCGCGGATCGACGAAGTGGGTGCGTTGCTGCAGCGCATATACTCGCAGCCCGTGAAACCCGCGCTCATCGGCGAGCGGATCAGGCAGGTGAAGAGTGCGGGCGCCCTCAGCGCCGTCTCCTGCACGCCGGCGAACGCCAAGAAGTTCGCGCCGTTGGCCGTCGAAGCGGGCGTCGATGTCTTCTTCGTGCAGTCGACGGTGACGACGGCGCGCCACATTTCCCGCAGCCTCGAGGGCCTGCGTTTCGAGAAGCTCTGCCAGCAGCTACCGGTGCCCGTCGTCGTCGGTAACACGGTGAGCTTCGGGCCCTGCAAGGAATTGATGGAGACGGGAGTGGCGGGCGTGCTCGTCGGCGTGGGGCCGAGCTGCATCTGCACCACGCGCGAGGTGCTGGGGATCGGCGTGCCGCAGGTCACGGCGACCATCGACTGCGCGGCCGCCCGCAACGCCTACTTCCGCGAGAGCGGACGCTACGTGCCCATCATCACCGACGGCGGCATCCACAGCGGCGGCGACCTGTGCAAGGCGTTTGCCGCCGGCGCCGACGCGGTCATGCTCGGCACCCTGCTGAGCAGCGCCGAGGAAGCGCCCGGGCGCGGCCATCACTGGGGGATGTCGGCGCCGCACCCCGAGCTGCCGCGCGGCACGAGGGTGACGGTGGGCGTGCGCAACAATTTGAAGAAGATACTCCACGGCCCCACTTCGCGCAGCGACGGCACGGAGAACCTGGCGGGCATCCTGCGCACTGCGCTGGGCGTATGCGGCGCGGGGAACGTGCGCGAGTTCCAGCAGGTAGAGCTGATGATCGCGCCCGCGATTAAGACGGAAGGCCGCACCTTCGCCTCGTCGTAG
- the rsmI gene encoding 16S rRNA (cytidine(1402)-2'-O)-methyltransferase — protein sequence MGKLFLVATPIGNLEDITLRALRTLREVSLIAAEDTRTTRKLLSHYDIHTPVTSYNDDNKAKKTPFVLQRLSEGDVALVSEAGTPGISDPGRELVAAANAAGVQVVPVPGPSAVTAAIAASGVGPRGFTFVGFPPRQASQRRRLFHSLRDRDETLVLFEAPHRLIGTLADLRSELGDRRVVVCRELTKLHEEVFRGRVSEAQERFREPRGEFTLVVAPPEEGQVPEQGDRQDEAAIIEEMRRLRDEGRSAQETMRLLSERHSVSRRRLYRLWLGLQ from the coding sequence ATGGGGAAACTTTTCCTGGTCGCGACGCCAATCGGCAACCTGGAGGACATCACCCTCCGCGCCCTGCGCACCCTCCGCGAGGTCAGTCTGATCGCCGCCGAGGATACCCGCACCACCCGCAAGCTCCTCTCACACTACGATATCCACACACCGGTAACCAGCTACAACGACGACAACAAGGCGAAGAAGACGCCCTTCGTCCTCCAGCGCCTGAGCGAAGGCGACGTCGCTCTCGTATCGGAGGCAGGGACGCCCGGAATAAGCGATCCCGGCCGGGAGCTGGTGGCGGCCGCGAACGCAGCGGGCGTGCAGGTCGTGCCCGTGCCCGGGCCGTCGGCGGTGACGGCGGCGATCGCGGCCTCCGGCGTCGGCCCGCGCGGGTTCACGTTCGTCGGCTTTCCGCCGCGGCAGGCCTCCCAGCGCCGGCGCCTGTTCCACTCGCTTCGAGACAGGGACGAGACGCTCGTCCTCTTCGAGGCGCCGCACCGCCTGATCGGGACGCTCGCCGACCTGCGCTCGGAGCTGGGCGACCGCCGGGTAGTCGTCTGCCGCGAGCTGACGAAGCTCCACGAAGAAGTCTTTCGCGGCCGCGTCTCGGAGGCGCAGGAGCGCTTTCGCGAGCCGCGGGGCGAGTTCACGCTCGTCGTCGCCCCGCCTGAGGAAGGGCAGGTGCCGGAGCAGGGCGATCGGCAGGACGAAGCGGCGATCATCGAAGAAATGCGCCGGTTGCGCGACGAGGGCAGGAGCGCACAGGAAACGATGCGGCTGCTCTCGGAGCGACACAGCGTATCGCGACGGCGGCTCTACCGCCTCTGGCTGGGGCTACAGTAG
- the metG gene encoding methionine--tRNA ligase → MPEKIFIGVAWPYANGSLHLGQIAGAYLPPDIFARYHRVKGNRVLMVSGSDQHGTPITVRAAEEGVSPTEIASRFHEEFVDSWRRLGIAFDLYTTTGTANHAAVVQDMFSRLLQNGDIYREKMRLPYCTVEQRFLLDRYVIGVCPICGYPDARGDQCDNCGNVLDPNDLLDAHCRFDGSVPETRESEHFFLRLSAYNERLKAWLSEDKAHWRKNVLNFSLGVLQQGLRDRAITRDLEWGIKIPVEGFEDKRIYVWFENVIGYLSAAKEWAQRRGEPEAWREFWQDPECKSYYFIGKDNIWFHTLSWPAMLMMYGGLNLPYDVPANQYLNFGGGKASTSRGTAPFLPDYLAKYDPDPLRYYLTAIMPETADSDFSEVALVRRNNDELLATWGNLVHRVVTFTYRRFDGKVPEPGYLDAESRALLSRAETALQEEGDHLAACRFRAGLASAMSLAQDANRYLEEKSPWRRIKEDPLEAATALHTAISVINTLKTAFYPYLPFTSERLHGYLGQEGDVTAAGWQVRAVEPGTPLREPEPLFKKLEPLVTEEEEAPPA, encoded by the coding sequence ATGCCTGAGAAGATATTCATCGGAGTGGCCTGGCCCTACGCCAACGGCTCGCTGCACCTGGGCCAGATAGCCGGCGCCTACCTGCCGCCCGACATCTTCGCGCGCTATCACCGCGTGAAAGGCAACCGCGTGCTAATGGTGTCGGGCAGCGACCAGCACGGCACCCCTATCACCGTCCGCGCCGCCGAGGAAGGCGTCAGCCCGACGGAGATCGCGTCCCGCTTCCACGAGGAGTTCGTCGACTCGTGGCGGCGCCTCGGCATCGCCTTCGATCTGTATACCACGACAGGCACGGCTAACCACGCCGCCGTCGTCCAGGATATGTTCAGCCGGCTGCTCCAAAACGGCGACATCTACCGGGAGAAGATGCGCCTCCCCTACTGCACCGTCGAGCAGCGCTTCCTCCTCGACCGCTACGTCATCGGCGTGTGCCCCATCTGCGGCTACCCCGACGCCCGCGGCGACCAGTGCGACAACTGCGGCAACGTGCTTGATCCCAACGATCTGCTGGACGCGCACTGCCGCTTCGACGGCTCCGTGCCGGAGACGCGCGAGTCGGAGCACTTCTTCCTGCGTCTCAGCGCCTACAACGAGCGCCTCAAGGCCTGGCTATCAGAGGACAAGGCGCACTGGCGCAAGAACGTCCTTAACTTCTCGCTGGGGGTGCTCCAGCAGGGGCTCCGCGACAGGGCGATAACGCGCGACCTCGAATGGGGGATCAAGATACCTGTCGAGGGGTTCGAGGACAAGCGCATCTACGTCTGGTTCGAGAACGTCATCGGCTACCTGTCGGCGGCGAAGGAATGGGCGCAGCGCCGCGGCGAGCCCGAGGCCTGGCGCGAGTTCTGGCAGGACCCGGAGTGCAAGAGCTACTACTTCATCGGCAAGGACAATATCTGGTTCCACACCCTTAGCTGGCCGGCGATGCTCATGATGTACGGCGGCCTCAACCTCCCCTACGACGTCCCCGCGAACCAGTACTTGAATTTCGGCGGCGGCAAGGCATCGACGAGCCGCGGCACGGCGCCGTTCCTCCCCGATTACCTGGCGAAATACGACCCCGACCCGCTCCGCTACTATCTCACCGCCATCATGCCGGAGACAGCCGACAGCGACTTCAGCGAGGTCGCGCTGGTGCGCCGCAACAACGACGAGCTGCTGGCTACCTGGGGCAACCTGGTGCACCGCGTGGTCACGTTCACCTACCGCCGCTTTGACGGCAAGGTGCCGGAGCCGGGCTATCTGGACGCTGAGAGCCGCGCGCTGCTTTCCCGCGCAGAGACGGCCCTGCAAGAGGAGGGCGATCATCTGGCCGCCTGCCGCTTTCGCGCCGGACTGGCGAGCGCGATGTCGCTGGCCCAGGACGCGAACCGCTACCTGGAAGAGAAATCGCCCTGGCGGCGGATCAAGGAAGACCCGCTAGAGGCGGCAACCGCCCTTCACACGGCCATAAGTGTGATCAATACCCTGAAGACCGCTTTCTACCCCTACCTGCCCTTCACCTCGGAGCGGTTGCACGGCTATTTGGGGCAGGAAGGGGACGTGACCGCGGCCGGCTGGCAGGTCCGCGCCGTCGAGCCGGGGACGCCCCTCCGCGAGCCGGAGCCCCTGTTCAAGAAGCTGGAGCCGCTTGTCACCGAAGAAGAGGAGGCGCCGCCTGCCTGA
- a CDS encoding TatD family hydrolase produces MSPKKRRRRLPDMDVVFDSHGHLQLAAFDRDRDAVLERARDAGVSGSVVVGIDGESNRRAVALTKRHPDVFAAVGFHPHEAKSFDGEALHLLRELAQAPGVVAIGETGFDFYRNLSPRADQERAFRAHLELAAELGLPVIIHARQAEKETLAALRSWTNSNPALSRPLGVLHCFAGSAESARAYFEMGFLISVAGNVTYPNAAHLRSVVAAVPLERLVVETDCPFLAPQSRRGRRSEPADVVETAKAVAAIQDVTFGEVARATTDNARALFRITAREPVSGRRGGAA; encoded by the coding sequence TTGTCACCGAAGAAGAGGAGGCGCCGCCTGCCTGACATGGACGTCGTCTTCGATTCCCACGGCCACCTTCAGCTCGCCGCTTTCGACAGGGACCGCGACGCCGTGCTCGAACGAGCGCGGGATGCGGGTGTGTCGGGAAGCGTAGTCGTCGGCATCGACGGCGAGAGCAATCGGCGCGCCGTCGCCCTCACCAAGCGCCACCCGGACGTCTTCGCGGCGGTCGGCTTCCACCCCCACGAGGCGAAGTCGTTTGACGGCGAAGCGCTCCACCTGCTAAGGGAGCTAGCTCAGGCGCCGGGCGTCGTCGCCATCGGGGAGACCGGCTTCGATTTCTACCGCAATCTTTCCCCTCGCGCCGACCAGGAGCGGGCGTTCCGCGCCCATCTGGAACTGGCGGCGGAACTGGGTCTGCCGGTGATTATCCACGCGCGGCAAGCGGAGAAGGAGACGCTCGCCGCGCTCAGAAGCTGGACGAATAGCAATCCGGCGCTCTCGCGGCCGCTCGGCGTGCTCCACTGCTTCGCAGGCAGCGCGGAGTCGGCGAGGGCCTACTTCGAGATGGGCTTCCTCATCTCCGTCGCCGGGAACGTCACCTACCCCAACGCGGCCCACCTTCGATCGGTCGTCGCGGCGGTGCCCCTCGAGCGTCTGGTCGTCGAAACCGACTGCCCGTTTCTGGCGCCGCAGAGCCGGCGCGGCAGGCGTAGCGAACCCGCGGACGTAGTCGAGACGGCGAAGGCGGTTGCGGCTATCCAGGACGTTACCTTCGGCGAGGTCGCACGGGCGACGACCGACAACGCGCGCGCTCTGTTCCGCATCACTGCCCGCGAGCCGGTGTCGGGCCGACGAGGTGGCGCGGCGTGA
- a CDS encoding polyprenyl synthetase family protein, giving the protein MKAISSLYAPIRRELAGVEETLQRVARPDSPWLAEMLSAVLFKGGKRMRPAVALLSGKFGDSADAPSVPLAAALELLHTASLVHDDIIDSAGMRRGRPTASSLFDNHSAVVLGDYIFAVAAVLVAQTGNVEVTSLFAQTMIAMAQAELSEDRSAFQYYQSLDDYLRRINGKTASLFAVAAQGGALAANASRAVVQSLQKYGENLGMEFQIVDDILDFDGDAEEMGKPVGSDLMQGTLTLPSLLLVQRYPEDNPVKLLFDARGGSELLARSIGMVKESGILEESYAVARDYRDRACLSLRELPPGAPRDALEGLADYVLERRT; this is encoded by the coding sequence GTGAAAGCGATCTCCAGCCTCTACGCCCCAATCCGTCGGGAGCTGGCGGGCGTCGAAGAGACGCTTCAGCGGGTGGCCAGGCCCGACAGCCCCTGGCTGGCCGAGATGCTGTCGGCCGTTCTCTTCAAGGGCGGCAAACGGATGCGGCCGGCGGTGGCGCTGCTCTCCGGCAAGTTCGGCGATTCCGCGGATGCGCCGTCCGTGCCGCTGGCGGCGGCGCTCGAACTCCTCCACACGGCGAGTCTGGTGCACGACGACATCATCGACAGCGCCGGCATGAGACGCGGCCGGCCGACGGCCAGCAGCCTGTTCGATAATCACTCCGCGGTCGTGCTGGGCGACTACATATTCGCGGTAGCGGCCGTGCTGGTGGCACAGACCGGCAATGTCGAAGTAACCAGCCTGTTCGCGCAGACAATGATCGCCATGGCGCAAGCGGAGTTGAGCGAGGACAGGTCTGCCTTCCAATACTACCAGAGCCTTGACGACTATCTTCGCCGGATCAACGGCAAGACGGCCTCGCTCTTCGCCGTTGCCGCGCAGGGAGGTGCGCTCGCGGCAAACGCCTCGCGTGCGGTCGTGCAATCGCTTCAGAAGTACGGCGAGAACCTGGGGATGGAGTTCCAGATCGTGGATGATATCCTCGACTTCGACGGCGATGCCGAGGAAATGGGGAAGCCTGTGGGAAGCGACCTCATGCAGGGGACACTGACGCTGCCCTCGCTCCTCCTGGTGCAGCGCTACCCTGAGGACAACCCCGTCAAGCTTCTGTTCGACGCAAGAGGCGGCAGTGAGCTGCTGGCCCGCTCCATCGGGATGGTGAAGGAGTCGGGGATACTCGAGGAGTCGTACGCGGTGGCCAGGGACTATCGCGACCGCGCCTGCCTGTCGCTGCGAGAGCTGCCTCCGGGGGCACCGCGCGACGCTCTCGAGGGGCTAGCCGATTACGTGCTGGAGCGCCGGACGTAG
- a CDS encoding zinc ribbon domain-containing protein, whose product MPLYEYYCENCNGIFEALRPMREASDPVPCPLCSKDGQRIMPTSFAAFTFRDGYPRRIPDKGTYWHLGKEVKRPITGPVRVGEHPELNKPRPPARKSKGELEIEREKAELQKKEEKKMLDSGVRPIRGPKPQIR is encoded by the coding sequence GTGCCCCTGTACGAGTACTACTGCGAAAACTGCAACGGCATCTTCGAGGCCCTTCGCCCCATGCGCGAAGCCTCCGATCCCGTTCCCTGTCCACTTTGCAGCAAGGACGGGCAGCGCATCATGCCCACTTCCTTTGCCGCCTTCACCTTCCGCGACGGCTACCCCCGCCGCATTCCCGATAAGGGCACGTACTGGCACCTGGGCAAAGAGGTGAAGCGGCCGATCACGGGCCCCGTCCGCGTGGGGGAGCACCCGGAGCTGAACAAGCCGCGGCCGCCGGCGCGGAAGAGCAAGGGCGAGCTTGAAATCGAGCGGGAAAAGGCGGAGCTCCAAAAGAAGGAAGAAAAAAAGATGCTGGACTCCGGCGTCCGCCCGATCAGGGGGCCGAAGCCACAAATCCGCTAG
- the recO gene encoding DNA repair protein RecO has protein sequence MTTSDERRPRLYKTAGIVLRQRRLGEADKIITLFTPNLGKLDAVAKGVRRPRSKLGGHVEPLSHTSFLLAKGRELDIITQAQAVELFAPVREDLDRTGRALYLVELVDRFTPERQEAYPVFRLLLESLRRLAAETSLDAVLRFFEMRLLDHLGYRPQLQECVVCGKALRPQTNNWSVESGGVSCPECARDSPMPRPLSLNALKVMRLLQTGDFADVARLRLTPALAVEIERHLREYIFYLLERDVRSARFLDTLRHTDRVAEREVRQ, from the coding sequence ATGACGACATCCGATGAGCGCCGCCCCCGGCTCTACAAGACGGCCGGCATCGTCCTCCGGCAGCGGCGGCTGGGCGAGGCCGACAAGATAATTACCCTCTTCACCCCCAACCTCGGCAAGCTCGACGCTGTCGCGAAGGGAGTGCGGCGTCCCCGGAGCAAGCTCGGCGGTCATGTCGAGCCGCTCAGCCACACGTCGTTCCTGCTGGCGAAGGGACGCGAGCTCGACATAATCACGCAGGCGCAGGCCGTCGAGCTCTTCGCCCCTGTGCGAGAGGACCTCGACCGCACCGGCCGCGCCCTTTATCTGGTCGAGCTCGTCGACCGCTTCACCCCGGAGCGCCAGGAGGCGTACCCGGTGTTCCGCCTCCTGCTTGAGAGCCTGCGGCGCCTCGCCGCCGAGACGTCTCTCGACGCCGTCCTCCGTTTCTTCGAGATGCGCCTCCTCGACCACCTGGGCTATCGGCCGCAGTTGCAGGAGTGCGTCGTCTGCGGCAAAGCCCTGCGCCCTCAAACGAACAACTGGAGCGTGGAGAGCGGCGGCGTGAGTTGCCCGGAGTGCGCCCGCGACTCGCCGATGCCTCGACCGCTTTCCCTCAACGCGCTGAAGGTGATGCGGCTGCTGCAAACCGGCGACTTCGCGGATGTGGCCCGCCTGCGTCTGACGCCTGCTCTCGCAGTCGAGATCGAAAGGCATCTGCGCGAGTACATCTTCTACCTGCTTGAGCGCGACGTGCGCTCTGCCCGCTTCCTCGACACGCTTCGCCACACGGATCGCGTCGCGGAACGAGAGGTTAGACAGTAA
- the recR gene encoding recombination mediator RecR — MTNISSSTAMPVGRLIEELSKLPGIGPKSAQRLTYYLLRAPQEYAQALAQAILEVKEKIVLCSVCQNITDSDPCAICRDEQREQSIICVVEEPLDILALERTGSYKGLYHVLHGAISPVDGIGPDDLKVRELLARLKDGRVREVIMATNPNLQGEATAMYLSRLIAPLGIRMTRLARGLPMGADLEYADNITLARALEGRQEV, encoded by the coding sequence ATGACAAACATCTCTTCGTCCACCGCCATGCCGGTGGGGCGCCTTATCGAGGAGCTGAGCAAGCTGCCCGGTATCGGCCCGAAGAGCGCCCAGCGCCTCACTTACTACCTGCTGCGCGCCCCGCAGGAGTACGCGCAGGCGCTCGCGCAGGCGATCCTGGAAGTGAAGGAGAAGATCGTCCTCTGTTCCGTCTGTCAGAACATCACCGACTCCGACCCCTGCGCCATTTGCCGCGATGAGCAGCGCGAGCAGTCGATCATCTGCGTCGTCGAGGAGCCGCTGGACATCCTGGCCCTGGAGCGGACCGGCAGCTATAAGGGGCTCTACCACGTCCTCCACGGCGCCATCTCCCCCGTCGACGGCATCGGGCCCGATGACCTGAAGGTGCGCGAGCTGCTGGCGCGGCTCAAGGACGGCCGCGTCCGCGAAGTGATAATGGCCACGAACCCCAATCTCCAGGGCGAGGCGACGGCGATGTACCTCAGCCGCCTCATAGCGCCGCTGGGGATCAGGATGACGCGCCTCGCGCGCGGCCTCCCTATGGGCGCCGACCTCGAGTACGCCGACAACATAACCCTCGCGCGCGCCCTCGAAGGCCGCCAGGAGGTCTGA
- a CDS encoding YbaB/EbfC family nucleoid-associated protein translates to MKMNREMMRQIQQMQSRLAKAQQELQNKTAEGSAGGGAVKIVLSGDFRVLSLTIAPEVIDPDDVEMLQDLVTAALNEALHKAQALQSEHLSGLTAGLRLPGMP, encoded by the coding sequence ATGAAAATGAACCGCGAGATGATGCGGCAGATCCAGCAGATGCAGTCGCGGCTGGCGAAGGCGCAGCAGGAGCTCCAGAACAAGACCGCCGAAGGGAGCGCCGGCGGCGGCGCTGTCAAGATCGTCCTCTCCGGCGACTTCCGCGTCCTGTCGCTCACCATCGCGCCCGAGGTTATCGACCCCGACGACGTCGAGATGCTGCAGGACCTGGTGACCGCCGCCCTCAACGAGGCGCTCCATAAGGCGCAGGCGTTGCAGTCGGAGCATCTGTCCGGCCTCACCGCCGGGCTGCGTCTGCCGGGAATGCCCTGA
- the dnaX gene encoding DNA polymerase III subunit gamma/tau translates to MAVEVLYRKYRPQSFSELAGQDPIARTLRNAVAAGKVAHAYLFSGPRGTGKTSSGRLLAKAVNCSNPQDGEPCNVCDSCLSFLEGRAIDLIELDAASNRGVDDIRNLRDNVGFAPAVARFKVYIIDEAHMLTEQAFNALLKTLEEPPPHVLFVLATTEPHKIPATIASRCQRFDFRRIPLEAAVARLETICEQEGIACPKEALELVARAATGSMRDAINLLEQAVDYHGRDLSVDAVRSGLGLSGDARSAELARLTLEGDLPGGLILISSVRDDGLDLRQFQRQVVSYLRELLLVHAGAENTLSLTKEQAAEMKKLVKGVSRDELLRALQTFAQADLRADPLSPLPLEIALTECVLTKQRVAATAPASQPAPEAAPAAPPAAAPSPEPKPPVSRSRPATAAASETRDAAPIAEPERAPASEATPVQVPIEITAPASEELARVQAEWEHIYRLTRQKNQKAGALLNSNCAIVGMEGKTIVLAFQHQMLAEKMNSDDNGANIQAVREVVQEVLGSEYDIRCVLDPDAVVAQRAARRGSAVRGGHLVEAAREMGARLVNEGE, encoded by the coding sequence ATGGCTGTCGAAGTCCTCTACCGCAAGTACCGCCCCCAGTCCTTCTCCGAGCTTGCCGGACAGGACCCCATCGCGCGTACGCTGCGCAATGCGGTCGCCGCGGGCAAAGTAGCCCACGCTTACCTGTTCAGCGGCCCGCGCGGCACCGGCAAGACAAGCAGTGGCCGCCTTCTCGCCAAGGCCGTGAACTGCTCCAACCCGCAGGACGGCGAGCCCTGTAACGTCTGCGACTCCTGCCTGAGCTTCCTCGAAGGACGTGCTATCGACCTCATCGAGCTCGACGCCGCCAGCAACCGCGGCGTCGACGACATCCGCAACCTGCGCGATAACGTGGGCTTCGCCCCTGCCGTCGCGCGCTTTAAGGTGTACATCATCGACGAGGCGCACATGCTGACCGAGCAGGCGTTCAACGCTTTGCTCAAGACGCTGGAGGAGCCGCCGCCGCACGTCCTGTTCGTGCTCGCGACGACGGAGCCCCACAAGATACCGGCCACCATCGCCTCGCGCTGCCAGCGCTTCGATTTCCGGCGCATCCCCCTCGAAGCCGCTGTCGCCCGTCTGGAGACCATCTGCGAGCAGGAAGGCATCGCCTGCCCGAAGGAGGCGCTCGAGCTCGTCGCCCGCGCCGCCACCGGCAGCATGCGCGACGCCATCAACCTCCTCGAACAGGCGGTTGACTATCACGGCCGCGACCTGTCGGTCGACGCGGTCCGCAGCGGCCTCGGCCTGAGCGGCGACGCCCGCAGCGCCGAGCTTGCCCGCCTCACGCTCGAAGGCGACCTGCCGGGTGGCCTGATTCTCATATCGTCTGTGCGCGACGACGGTCTCGACCTGCGCCAGTTCCAGCGGCAGGTCGTCTCCTACCTGCGCGAGTTGCTCCTCGTCCACGCGGGGGCGGAGAACACGCTCAGCCTGACAAAGGAGCAGGCGGCGGAGATGAAGAAGCTGGTGAAAGGCGTGTCGCGGGACGAGCTCCTGCGGGCTCTCCAGACCTTCGCTCAGGCCGACCTGCGCGCCGACCCTCTGTCGCCGCTGCCCCTCGAGATCGCCCTCACAGAGTGCGTCCTGACAAAGCAGCGGGTTGCCGCAACCGCGCCCGCATCGCAGCCGGCGCCGGAAGCGGCCCCGGCCGCTCCTCCGGCGGCGGCGCCTTCTCCCGAGCCAAAGCCGCCTGTATCGCGCTCCCGGCCAGCGACGGCGGCGGCGTCTGAGACAAGGGATGCGGCCCCGATTGCGGAGCCGGAGCGCGCTCCCGCATCGGAGGCGACGCCTGTCCAAGTCCCCATCGAGATCACCGCGCCCGCGTCCGAAGAATTGGCGCGGGTCCAGGCCGAGTGGGAGCATATCTACCGGCTTACTCGGCAGAAGAATCAGAAAGCCGGAGCCCTGCTCAACAGCAATTGCGCTATCGTCGGCATGGAAGGCAAGACAATCGTGCTGGCATTCCAGCATCAAATGCTTGCCGAGAAGATGAATAGCGACGACAACGGGGCAAACATTCAGGCCGTTCGCGAGGTGGTACAGGAGGTTCTTGGCAGCGAGTACGACATCCGCTGCGTCCTGGACCCGGACGCGGTTGTGGCGCAACGGGCAGCAAGGCGTGGGAGCGCGGTGAGAGGCGGGCACCTGGTGGAGGCCGCCCGCGAAATGGGCGCGCGCCTCGTCAACGAAGGAGAATGA